TTCCGGCATTTTTTCTGGACCGATCACCACCAAAGCGACAATGGCGATGACCAAAACTTCACCCCAACTCATGCCAAGCATTGCGGGTCATCCTTTGCCCGATTGCAGGCCAAGACAGTGTCGATGACGACTGGATGCTATCAGGCGTCATCCTTCTTGGCGGAACCTTCGATGGTTTTGGGTTCCGTGGCGGGTGGGGTCTCTTTTTCGTCCATGGCTTGTTTGAAGCTTTTGACACCCCGTCCCAGATCGCCCATGACCTTCGGCAGTTTTCCGGCGCCAAAGACCACGAGAACGATTACCAGAATGATGAGCAGTTCACCTGTTCCCAAACCGAACATGGTTCTCTCCCTTAGAGATTAAGCAAGAATTAGGCCATCTTTGAGAAGAAAAACGACTTTTACTCCGCAGCCCAGGCTTGCATTGTAGTCCAAAGCCTTCCACCAATACCAGACTTGAAGATGAAACAATCCACCCGGAACAGTTTATCTTTCCCGATTCGCATCTGTTCCGGAACCTGCACGGCGCGGCGTGACCGTATCAACAGCGCAAGGACAAGTCCCTGGACGCTAGGGCGTGTTGACATTTGCCAGATTTTGGTTCCTGGCAAGGCGCAAGACG
This genomic stretch from Magnetococcales bacterium harbors:
- the tatA gene encoding twin-arginine translocase TatA/TatE family subunit, translating into MFGLGTGELLIILVIVLVVFGAGKLPKVMGDLGRGVKSFKQAMDEKETPPATEPKTIEGSAKKDDA